One Burkholderia cepacia genomic window carries:
- the pgaB gene encoding poly-beta-1,6-N-acetyl-D-glucosamine N-deacetylase PgaB, which yields MQSRRTFMCGCLGTAAACSLFPGVTQARMIDLLPPSDPVDGKTFRVICLHDVRDNLLSTYASATIIDPYAVDTGTLTAIFSWLQTNNYHTVTVKQIEASRHGGKPLPPRAVLLTFDDGYSSHYTKVLPLLERFKYPAVMGIVTAWIDAPPDTPIRISDKIQMPRDYFMTWDQVKKVGSSELVELGCHTHNLHHGAVANPQGNELPATTSHLYLQNEKRYETDAEFQARVHDDLQTCVRQIHERTGIVARSMVWPYGAENQPVRKISTSLGMDIQFSLDAGPNTPDVPLDRLRRILMMYDIDIGGFERSMREPAANRGDVDVPERVVQVDLDQVYDPDPARQEANLGKLIERIYRMQPKSVYLQAFADPKGTGVAESLYFPNRHLPMRGDLFSRAAWQLSTRSNVQVYAWMPVLAFHPPPDKMRNLETVTAYSGAPARENGSRVYRLSPFDPEARLFIEQIYEDLGKYASFSGILFSDDAVLDDYEDAGRHALQLYAQWGLPADIGKIRATPDLMKRWTRQKSRYLIDLTRQLEQIVLANQNAGDVLTARNIFALPVLKPESEAWFAQNYDDFLAAYDFVALMAMPYMEQAPDPERWMDQLVDVVATRQHGFAKTVFELQAYDWRTRKEISSTTLLAQMGRLRSRGALSFGYYPDNFLHDQPKLATIRNAMSLKSRLDPTSINALMQAQQNQGKPAK from the coding sequence ATGCAATCCAGACGGACCTTCATGTGTGGTTGCCTTGGCACAGCTGCTGCTTGTTCGCTGTTTCCGGGCGTGACCCAGGCAAGGATGATCGACCTGCTGCCGCCGTCCGATCCGGTCGACGGCAAGACGTTCCGCGTGATCTGCCTGCATGACGTGCGCGACAACCTGCTGTCGACGTACGCGAGCGCCACGATAATCGATCCGTACGCGGTCGATACCGGCACGCTGACGGCCATCTTCTCGTGGTTGCAGACCAACAACTACCACACCGTGACGGTCAAGCAGATCGAGGCGTCACGACACGGCGGCAAGCCGCTGCCGCCGCGCGCGGTGCTGCTCACGTTCGACGACGGCTACAGCAGCCACTACACGAAAGTCCTGCCGCTGCTCGAGCGCTTCAAGTATCCGGCCGTGATGGGCATCGTCACCGCGTGGATCGACGCGCCGCCGGATACGCCGATCAGGATCAGCGACAAGATCCAGATGCCGCGCGACTACTTCATGACGTGGGACCAGGTGAAGAAGGTCGGTTCGTCGGAGCTGGTCGAGCTCGGGTGCCACACGCACAACCTTCACCACGGCGCGGTCGCGAATCCGCAGGGCAACGAGCTGCCGGCCACCACGTCGCACCTGTACCTCCAGAACGAGAAACGCTATGAAACCGATGCGGAATTCCAGGCGCGGGTGCACGACGACCTGCAGACATGCGTGCGGCAGATTCACGAACGCACCGGCATCGTCGCACGCTCGATGGTCTGGCCGTACGGCGCGGAAAACCAGCCCGTGCGCAAGATCTCGACGTCGCTCGGCATGGACATCCAGTTCAGTCTCGATGCCGGCCCGAATACGCCGGACGTGCCGCTCGACCGGTTGCGGCGGATCCTGATGATGTACGACATCGACATCGGCGGGTTCGAGCGGTCGATGCGCGAGCCGGCCGCCAACCGCGGCGACGTCGACGTGCCCGAGCGCGTCGTGCAGGTCGATCTCGACCAGGTCTACGATCCCGATCCGGCGCGGCAGGAAGCGAATCTCGGCAAGCTCATCGAACGCATCTACCGGATGCAGCCGAAATCGGTGTACCTGCAGGCGTTCGCCGACCCGAAGGGCACGGGTGTCGCGGAATCGCTGTATTTCCCGAACCGGCACCTGCCGATGCGCGGCGACCTGTTCTCGCGCGCCGCCTGGCAGCTCAGCACGCGCTCGAACGTGCAGGTGTATGCGTGGATGCCGGTGCTCGCCTTCCATCCGCCGCCGGACAAGATGCGCAACCTCGAGACGGTCACCGCCTATAGCGGCGCGCCGGCGCGCGAGAACGGCTCGCGCGTGTACCGCCTGAGCCCGTTCGACCCCGAAGCTCGGCTGTTCATCGAGCAGATCTACGAGGATCTCGGCAAGTACGCATCGTTCAGCGGCATCCTGTTCAGCGACGACGCCGTGCTCGACGATTACGAAGACGCCGGCCGGCACGCGCTGCAACTGTATGCACAGTGGGGGCTGCCGGCCGACATCGGCAAGATCCGCGCGACACCCGACCTGATGAAGCGCTGGACGCGGCAGAAGAGCCGCTACCTGATCGACCTGACACGCCAGCTCGAACAGATCGTGCTCGCGAACCAGAACGCGGGCGACGTGCTGACGGCGCGCAACATCTTCGCGCTGCCGGTGCTGAAGCCGGAATCGGAAGCGTGGTTCGCGCAGAACTACGACGATTTCCTCGCCGCCTACGACTTCGTCGCGCTGATGGCGATGCCGTACATGGAACAGGCGCCGGACCCCGAACGCTGGATGGACCAGCTCGTCGACGTCGTCGCCACCAGGCAGCACGGCTTCGCGAAGACCGTGTTCGAATTGCAGGCCTACGACTGGCGCACCCGCAAGGAGATTTCCAGCACCACGCTGCTTGCGCAGATGGGGCGGCTGAGAAGCCGCGGGGCCTTGAGCTTCGGTTACTACCCGGACAACTTCCTGCACGATCAGCCGAAACTCGCGACCATACGCAACGCCATGTCGCTGAAGTCGCGCCTCGATCCGACCTCGATCAACGCACTGATGCAGGCGCAACAGAACCAGGGGAAGCCGGCAAAATGA